GCTCGGTGGCGGCGAGATCGTACGTTCCGATGGAAGTTCCCTCCACGTAGATCCCGTAGCCGCGCGAGGTCTGGAAGAACGGAGTGTAGAGCGCCACCGAGTTGGCCACGCGCATCGGGACGATGAGGCCGCGCCTGTCGAGAGACCCCAACTCCGCCGGGATGAACTCGCTGGTTACGGGGTTTGAGGCGATCCGTTCCATCAGGCCATAGATGATTTCGTTGGGTGGGGATTGAAGGCGCAATCCGGCAGCATTGGCGGCGCCTGGCGGCGGGGTGAGATTCAATCGTGCGACGCCGTTGAGAGGGAAGGAAAGTTTCAGCGTCGCATCGCCCGCGGTTGTGGGGCACTGAAAGTGAACGTCGTCACCCTCGCGTTCGAATCCGGAGACGGCGGTGATGGGCACGCGCTTGCCTGCCAGGGAGAAGAACAGGGCAGGTTTCGCGCCCTTCACCTCTCCGTTTCCGGTATGGAAGATCAGTCCACCCTCGGATCGAGAAATCTCGATGGTCGCCTCCGGCCCGCGGATTTCGACCCTTCCGTTCTCATCGGACACGCGCACGCGAGGGAAGGAGGAAGGACAGGCCGATACGAGGATCGAGCTCAAGGCCAGTAGGGCCGCATGTGTTCGGATGAGGGTGCGATGGAGTGAGAAGAACAAGCTCGAACGCGTCAGGCGATCACGCCTGGAAGGAGAGGCCGCAGCCGCAGGAGCTTTTGACGTTCGGATTCTTGAACTCGAACGTGCCCGCGAGAGGATTGGAACCGGCATCGAGGACCGTTCCCTTGAGATAGATCAGGCTCTTCATGTCGATGAATACCCGTACGTTCAGCGGAGCATCGAAAATCTTGTCGGTTGGACGCGCCCGCTTTTCGGGGTCCATCTTGTACTGCATGCCATTGCACCCGCCGCCCACGACACGAATTCGGAGGCCGTAAC
The DNA window shown above is from Nitrospirota bacterium and carries:
- a CDS encoding iron-sulfur cluster assembly accessory protein, translated to MDTTEHSLAGGSLPTPGPPSGDSKQPFAVTEKAAKRLIDLLKSKNVQDESGRYGLRIRVVGGGCNGMQYKMDPEKRARPTDKIFDAPLNVRVFIDMKSLIYLKGTVLDAGSNPLAGTFEFKNPNVKSSCGCGLSFQA